The Endozoicomonas montiporae CL-33 genome contains a region encoding:
- a CDS encoding FxsA family protein, producing the protein MRFPVWLFLLFPVIEMLVLIEVGSAIGGLNAVALIILGAILGMAVLRQQGFSTMLRARERMAHGEMPATEMVEGFLIAIGGLFMMFPGFLSDIFGIALLIPPVRKYLMKRMAASGRWQVHQSSTTFEGQYYREDIDPDRGLNNTIDGDFKREDEKK; encoded by the coding sequence TCCCAGTCTGGTTATTTTTACTGTTCCCCGTTATTGAAATGTTGGTGCTGATTGAAGTGGGCAGCGCCATCGGGGGACTGAATGCAGTTGCGCTTATTATTTTAGGGGCCATTCTCGGTATGGCGGTGTTACGCCAGCAGGGATTCAGTACTATGCTGAGAGCCCGGGAGCGAATGGCTCATGGCGAGATGCCGGCAACAGAAATGGTGGAAGGCTTTCTGATTGCCATTGGTGGCCTGTTTATGATGTTTCCCGGCTTTTTGTCCGACATTTTCGGTATTGCCCTGCTGATTCCACCCGTACGTAAATACCTCATGAAAAGAATGGCAGCCAGTGGTCGCTGGCAGGTACACCAGTCTTCTACCACGTTCGAAGGGCAGTACTATCGGGAAGATATTGACCCTGACCGAGGTCTGAACAACACCATCGACGGGGACTTCAAGCGGGAAGACGAAAAAAAATAG
- a CDS encoding co-chaperone GroES → MKIRPLRDRVAVRREEEETTSAGGIVLPGSATEKPNQGVVVAVGNGTVLDNGEVRPLSVKIGDKVIFGKYAGSDTVKIDGEELIILSESEIYAVLED, encoded by the coding sequence ATGAAAATCCGTCCGTTGCGTGACCGCGTGGCCGTTCGTCGTGAAGAAGAAGAAACTACCTCTGCTGGTGGCATCGTTCTGCCAGGTTCTGCTACTGAAAAGCCAAACCAGGGTGTTGTAGTAGCTGTAGGTAACGGAACTGTTCTGGACAACGGCGAAGTTCGTCCTCTGAGCGTAAAAATTGGCGATAAAGTGATCTTTGGCAAATACGCCGGTTCTGACACCGTCAAGATCGACGGTGAAGAGCTGATCATTCTGTCCGAAAGCGAAATCTACGCTGTTCTGGAAGACTGA
- the groL gene encoding chaperonin GroEL (60 kDa chaperone family; promotes refolding of misfolded polypeptides especially under stressful conditions; forms two stacked rings of heptamers to form a barrel-shaped 14mer; ends can be capped by GroES; misfolded proteins enter the barrel where they are refolded when GroES binds), which produces MAAKQVKFGDEARKQMLEGVNVLADAVKATLGPKGRNVLLEKSFGAPTITKDGVSVAKEIELADKFQNMGAQLVKEVASQANDQAGDGTTTATVLAQSILNEGLKYVAAGMNPMDLKRGIDKAVIEVVAKLKGMATPCEDSKSIAQVGTISANSDELVGQIIAEAMEKVGKEGVITVEEGSGLENELDVVEGMQFDRGYLSPYFINNQERMSCELENPFILLVDKKISNIRDLLPVLENVAKAGKPLLIIAEDVEGEALATLVVNNMRGIVKVSAVKAPGFGDRRKAMLQDIATLTGATVISEEIGLSLEGATLEDLGSAKRIAITKEDTTVVDGAGNQADIVARVEQIRAEIENSSSDYDKEKLQERVAKLAGGVAVVKVGAATEVEMKEKKARVEDALHATRAAVEEGVVAGGGVALIRALSAIEVDAINPEQKAGVELVLRALEGPIRQIASNSGDEASVVVDKVRSGEGNFGYNAATGEYGDMIEMGILDPAKVTRSALQAAASVAGLMITTEAMVADEPADAAAPAMPDMGGMGGMGGMGGMM; this is translated from the coding sequence ATGGCAGCAAAACAGGTTAAGTTCGGCGACGAAGCTCGCAAGCAAATGCTGGAAGGCGTTAACGTTCTGGCTGACGCCGTTAAAGCCACACTGGGCCCAAAGGGTCGTAACGTACTGCTGGAGAAGTCCTTTGGTGCGCCAACCATCACTAAAGATGGTGTTTCCGTCGCCAAGGAAATCGAGCTGGCTGACAAGTTCCAGAACATGGGTGCCCAGCTGGTTAAGGAAGTGGCTTCCCAGGCTAACGATCAGGCCGGTGACGGTACCACTACTGCAACCGTACTGGCTCAGTCCATTCTGAACGAAGGTCTGAAGTATGTTGCTGCTGGCATGAACCCAATGGATCTGAAGCGCGGCATCGACAAAGCCGTTATCGAAGTGGTTGCCAAGCTGAAAGGCATGGCAACGCCTTGTGAAGACAGCAAGTCCATCGCTCAGGTAGGTACCATCTCTGCCAACTCTGACGAGCTGGTGGGTCAGATCATCGCTGAAGCCATGGAAAAAGTGGGCAAAGAAGGCGTTATCACCGTTGAGGAAGGTTCCGGTCTGGAAAACGAACTGGACGTAGTAGAAGGTATGCAGTTCGACCGTGGCTACCTGTCTCCTTACTTCATCAACAATCAGGAACGCATGTCCTGCGAACTGGAGAACCCGTTCATCCTGCTGGTTGACAAGAAAATCTCCAACATCCGCGACCTGCTGCCCGTTCTGGAAAACGTAGCCAAAGCGGGTAAGCCACTGCTGATCATTGCTGAAGACGTTGAAGGCGAAGCCCTGGCGACTCTGGTTGTGAACAACATGCGCGGTATCGTCAAGGTATCTGCCGTTAAGGCGCCGGGCTTCGGTGATCGTCGTAAGGCTATGCTGCAGGACATCGCTACTCTGACTGGTGCGACCGTTATCTCCGAAGAAATCGGTCTATCTCTGGAAGGTGCTACTCTGGAAGATCTGGGTTCCGCCAAGCGCATCGCGATCACCAAGGAAGACACCACCGTTGTTGACGGTGCTGGCAACCAGGCTGACATCGTTGCCCGTGTTGAGCAGATCCGTGCCGAAATCGAAAACTCTTCTTCCGACTACGACAAAGAGAAGCTGCAAGAGCGCGTAGCCAAGCTGGCTGGCGGTGTTGCCGTGGTTAAGGTAGGCGCTGCTACCGAAGTCGAGATGAAAGAGAAGAAGGCTCGCGTAGAAGATGCTCTGCACGCTACCCGCGCTGCGGTTGAAGAAGGTGTTGTTGCCGGTGGTGGTGTTGCTCTGATCCGTGCTCTGTCTGCTATTGAAGTGGACGCGATCAATCCTGAACAGAAAGCCGGTGTTGAACTGGTTCTGCGTGCTCTGGAAGGCCCGATCCGCCAAATCGCTTCCAACTCCGGTGACGAAGCTTCTGTTGTGGTTGACAAGGTTCGTTCCGGTGAAGGTAACTTCGGTTACAACGCTGCGACTGGCGAATACGGCGACATGATCGAAATGGGTATTCTGGACCCGGCTAAAGTTACCCGTTCTGCTCTGCAGGCGGCTGCTTCTGTTGCTGGTCTGATGATCACTACCGAAGCTATGGTTGCTGACGAACCTGCTGATGCTGCTGCACCTGCCATGCCTGATATGGGCGGCATGGGTGGTATGGGTGGCATGGGCGGCATGATGTGA
- a CDS encoding phosphatase PAP2 family protein yields the protein MLGLVLSSGAQATTTRQMGSWLSNNMMWIASAHTLFNEYDAEEDWAWANGLTQLHAGAAVSRGFVITRLKRNIDKTRPDGGGQSFPSGHAARSYYPAWYIYHRYGFKQAAPYLLAATYSGYTRVDAKRHYWSDIAASAAITYAISHYMTSSADDPAQPKFGVGFGGDGVWFNYDWRW from the coding sequence TTGCTGGGTCTTGTACTTTCTTCCGGTGCTCAGGCTACCACAACCCGTCAAATGGGGAGCTGGCTGTCGAACAACATGATGTGGATTGCCTCAGCCCACACTCTGTTTAATGAATACGATGCCGAAGAAGACTGGGCATGGGCGAACGGCCTGACCCAGCTTCATGCCGGTGCAGCAGTGAGTCGTGGCTTTGTTATTACCCGTCTAAAACGCAATATCGATAAGACAAGACCTGATGGTGGTGGCCAGTCTTTTCCATCCGGTCATGCGGCAAGATCCTATTACCCTGCGTGGTATATCTACCACCGATATGGTTTCAAGCAGGCTGCACCTTATTTGTTGGCTGCAACCTATTCCGGCTATACAAGGGTTGATGCAAAGCGTCACTACTGGTCGGATATTGCAGCCAGTGCTGCTATCACGTATGCCATCAGCCATTATATGACGTCATCGGCTGACGATCCGGCACAGCCAAAGTTTGGTGTTGGATTTGGTGGTGATGGCGTCTGGTTTAATTATGACTGGCGCTGGTAG
- a CDS encoding phosphatase PAP2 family protein: MKIIISSFRQSPLFSLLFFLYQPVVIASESATEKRGDWMSYSLLWAATVHTLYNEYDWDDEEMGWANGLVQLHAGSLLTKSFIVTTMKENIKATRPDGDDKSFPSAHAARAFYPAWYIHKRYGFLQSVPYLAVATYVGYTRVHSKRHYWGDIAASAGLTYVLNHYLTSSVDEPNQPQIGVGFDKGDVWFNVSFKW; encoded by the coding sequence ATGAAAATAATAATCAGCAGCTTCCGACAATCGCCCCTGTTCTCTCTCCTTTTCTTTCTTTACCAGCCCGTTGTTATTGCCTCGGAAAGTGCCACGGAAAAACGTGGTGACTGGATGTCGTACAGTCTGTTATGGGCAGCTACGGTGCATACACTGTATAACGAATACGACTGGGATGATGAAGAGATGGGATGGGCAAACGGACTGGTACAATTACATGCGGGTTCTCTGCTAACCAAGTCTTTTATTGTGACAACAATGAAAGAAAATATAAAAGCCACCCGGCCAGATGGAGATGATAAATCTTTCCCATCCGCTCATGCGGCCAGAGCCTTCTATCCCGCCTGGTATATTCATAAGCGCTATGGTTTCTTGCAGTCGGTGCCTTATCTCGCAGTGGCTACTTACGTTGGTTACACCAGAGTGCATAGTAAACGACACTACTGGGGAGATATTGCGGCCAGTGCCGGTTTGACCTATGTGTTGAATCACTACCTGACTTCTTCGGTAGACGAACCAAACCAGCCGCAGATTGGCGTAGGGTTTGATAAAGGCGATGTCTGGTTTAATGTCAGCTTCAAATGGTAA
- the astB gene encoding N-succinylarginine dihydrolase, with protein MKSTEANFDGLVGPTHNYAGLSAGNIASTQHKNQTSNPRQAALQGLAKMKSLYDMGFVQGIIPPQLRPDIDTLRRLGFSGTDARILKTAASEAPELLSSCCSASGMWTANAATVSSGFDTQNGKVHFTPANLVSKFHRSIEPDTTARILKAIFRDERYFQHHPALPAVGVLGDEGAANHTRFCSEYHQSGVSFFVFGRYGFDASRPAPKRFPARQTIEASKAIARQHRLNEKSVVYAQQNPDVIDSGVFHNDVIAVGNQQLLLCHEKAFLNQANVYEELQHATAGQLQILEVPENRISVKTAVQTYLFNSQLICRNDGKMLMIVPSECENNSVVASYLNDLISADNPIEQTVAFDLRQSMNNGGGPACLRLRVVLNKQELQAVNQNCLMTDERYSQLTHWINKHYRDQLKDCDLADPALLTESREALDQLTQMLGLGSVYAFQKT; from the coding sequence ATGAAATCAACAGAAGCCAATTTCGACGGACTGGTAGGACCAACACATAATTATGCCGGGTTGTCGGCGGGTAATATTGCCTCGACACAGCATAAAAACCAGACGTCCAACCCCAGACAGGCGGCGCTGCAGGGACTTGCAAAAATGAAATCCCTATACGACATGGGTTTTGTTCAGGGCATCATCCCTCCCCAGCTACGACCGGATATCGATACGTTGCGTCGTTTAGGCTTCTCTGGCACGGATGCCAGAATACTTAAAACAGCTGCCAGCGAAGCGCCTGAATTACTGTCGTCCTGCTGTTCGGCTTCAGGTATGTGGACAGCGAACGCGGCAACTGTGTCGTCCGGTTTTGACACTCAGAACGGTAAAGTCCATTTCACGCCAGCCAATCTGGTCAGTAAATTCCATCGTTCCATTGAGCCAGATACGACAGCTCGTATCCTGAAAGCCATCTTCAGGGATGAACGTTATTTCCAGCATCATCCAGCCCTCCCTGCCGTCGGCGTACTGGGCGACGAAGGTGCTGCCAACCACACGCGATTCTGCAGCGAATACCATCAGTCCGGCGTTTCGTTTTTTGTTTTTGGTCGCTATGGTTTCGACGCCTCTCGCCCAGCTCCAAAACGTTTTCCGGCAAGACAAACCATTGAAGCATCCAAAGCAATTGCAAGGCAGCACCGGCTAAACGAGAAATCTGTCGTTTATGCCCAGCAAAATCCGGATGTGATCGACAGCGGCGTATTTCACAATGATGTGATTGCAGTGGGTAATCAGCAGCTTCTGCTCTGCCATGAAAAAGCATTCTTGAATCAGGCAAATGTTTATGAAGAGTTGCAACATGCTACTGCCGGTCAATTGCAGATTCTTGAAGTACCCGAAAACAGAATCTCTGTGAAAACGGCGGTGCAAACCTACCTCTTTAACAGTCAGCTAATCTGTCGTAACGATGGAAAAATGCTGATGATAGTCCCGTCAGAGTGTGAGAATAATTCGGTTGTTGCCAGCTATCTCAATGACCTTATCAGTGCAGATAATCCGATTGAACAGACTGTGGCTTTTGATCTTCGCCAAAGCATGAACAATGGTGGCGGTCCCGCCTGTCTGAGATTGCGGGTTGTATTAAACAAACAGGAACTGCAAGCGGTCAATCAAAACTGCCTTATGACTGATGAACGCTACTCACAATTAACGCACTGGATTAATAAACACTATCGGGATCAGTTAAAAGACTGTGACCTTGCTGACCCGGCGCTTCTGACAGAATCAAGAGAAGCTCTGGATCAGCTGACACAAATGCTTGGGCTAGGCTCTGTTTACGCTTTCCAGAAAACGTAA
- the astD gene encoding succinylglutamate-semialdehyde dehydrogenase yields MTDFINGQWQKGTGSEFQSTNPSTNEVVWSGCNSGEQQVNEAIHAARLAGSSWMIMPLEQRIDIIRKFATQLEDNAELIAETIARETGKPLWESRTEAAAMKGKIEISIKAYSERTDTTENSLAGAKTFIRHKPHGVVAVFGPYNFPGHLPNGHIVPALLAGNTVVFKPSELTPATGELAVKFWEKAGLPKGVINLIQGERETGIYLANHPKLDGLFFTGSSRTGKLIHQQFGGQTGKILALEMGGNNPLIVCEVADTAAAVHDTIHSAFITTGQRCTCARRLFVPTGEWGDQFMQKLINTAANLKAGDWNSDPQPFMGAVISEATAEAIVQAQEHLQSLGGHTLLEARQLKPGTGLVSPGIIDVTAVPALPDEEYFGPLLQVIRYQYLKDAIVKANDTRYGLSAGLFSDRREDYELFFSQIRAGIVNWNRPITGAAGTAPFGGVGDSGNHRPSAYFAADYCAYPVASVEADSLIVPEKLAPGLTLE; encoded by the coding sequence ATGACTGATTTTATTAATGGTCAATGGCAGAAAGGCACCGGTTCCGAGTTTCAATCGACCAACCCATCCACCAATGAGGTCGTATGGTCTGGCTGTAACAGCGGTGAGCAGCAAGTCAATGAGGCCATTCATGCAGCGCGGTTAGCCGGTAGCAGCTGGATGATAATGCCACTGGAGCAGCGCATTGACATTATCAGAAAATTTGCCACTCAGCTTGAAGACAACGCCGAACTCATTGCTGAAACCATTGCCCGGGAGACCGGCAAGCCTTTGTGGGAAAGCCGCACCGAAGCCGCAGCCATGAAAGGCAAAATAGAAATATCCATCAAAGCCTATAGCGAACGAACCGACACCACAGAAAACAGTCTGGCGGGGGCAAAAACGTTTATTCGTCATAAACCCCACGGTGTGGTTGCCGTATTCGGCCCTTACAATTTCCCCGGACATCTGCCTAATGGTCACATAGTGCCCGCATTGCTTGCGGGTAACACCGTCGTCTTTAAACCCAGTGAGTTAACACCCGCCACCGGAGAGCTGGCCGTCAAGTTCTGGGAAAAGGCCGGATTGCCAAAAGGTGTTATTAACCTGATACAGGGTGAAAGGGAAACCGGTATTTATCTTGCCAACCACCCTAAACTCGATGGCTTGTTTTTCACCGGCAGCTCCCGCACCGGCAAACTGATTCACCAGCAGTTTGGCGGTCAAACCGGGAAGATTCTGGCTCTTGAAATGGGTGGCAACAATCCATTAATTGTCTGCGAAGTGGCAGATACAGCCGCCGCAGTACACGACACCATCCATTCAGCTTTCATCACCACAGGGCAACGCTGCACCTGCGCCAGACGCCTGTTTGTTCCTACTGGCGAATGGGGCGATCAGTTTATGCAAAAGCTGATCAACACCGCCGCCAACCTCAAAGCCGGAGACTGGAACAGCGATCCACAGCCGTTTATGGGAGCTGTCATCTCGGAAGCCACCGCAGAAGCCATTGTGCAGGCACAAGAACACCTTCAGTCCCTTGGTGGTCATACTCTGTTGGAAGCCAGACAACTAAAGCCGGGAACCGGTTTAGTCAGCCCGGGAATTATTGATGTCACAGCCGTTCCTGCCTTGCCGGATGAAGAGTATTTTGGCCCGCTGTTGCAAGTTATTCGCTATCAGTATTTAAAGGATGCCATTGTAAAAGCCAATGATACCCGTTATGGCCTGTCTGCCGGTTTATTCAGCGATCGCCGGGAAGATTATGAATTGTTTTTCAGCCAGATCAGAGCCGGTATCGTCAACTGGAATCGCCCCATTACGGGTGCAGCAGGCACTGCTCCGTTTGGTGGCGTGGGTGACAGCGGTAATCATCGCCCCAGTGCTTACTTTGCTGCCGATTACTGCGCTTACCCTGTTGCCAGTGTTGAAGCAGATTCGTTGATCGTTCCCGAAAAACTGGCTCCCGGGTTAACACTGGAATAA
- the astA gene encoding arginine N-succinyltransferase — MMIFRPIESSDYDALWHIAQHTGVGFSSLQPKPDMVRHKLDWALESFSGSTTLDDLLYLFVLEDAKTGNIAGVSGIESAIGQTDPWYNFKVNTQVHTSRELNVYNRLTTMTLCSDHTDYSELCTLFLLPEYRYSNNGRLLSKARMMFMANHPSHFHENVIAEMRGYCDDNGESPFWEAIGRHFFNVDFVTADQQIAKGKTFIAELMPRHPIYTNMLPDSAQAVIGETHNDTLPARKLLESEGFHYTHYIDIFDAGPLLEARVKDIRTVRDSREYKVQIHESTTTDETQWLLASTGFRQFRCILGQVSFEGFEFVNITREQANALQLQPNDTLRVVPLTGRRP; from the coding sequence ATGATGATCTTTCGCCCGATAGAAAGCAGTGACTATGACGCGCTCTGGCATATTGCCCAACACACCGGTGTCGGGTTTTCTTCCCTGCAGCCAAAGCCGGACATGGTTCGACACAAGCTTGACTGGGCGCTGGAATCGTTTTCAGGTTCCACAACGCTTGACGATCTTCTGTACCTGTTTGTACTGGAAGATGCGAAAACCGGCAATATTGCCGGTGTGTCCGGCATCGAGTCCGCTATTGGCCAGACAGACCCGTGGTATAACTTCAAAGTCAATACACAGGTACACACTTCCAGAGAGCTCAATGTCTATAACCGCCTGACCACCATGACACTGTGCAGTGACCACACTGATTATTCAGAGCTGTGTACCTTGTTTTTACTGCCGGAATACCGCTATTCCAATAATGGACGACTGTTGTCAAAAGCCCGAATGATGTTCATGGCCAATCATCCCTCGCACTTTCATGAAAATGTGATTGCAGAAATGCGGGGCTACTGCGATGACAATGGAGAATCCCCTTTCTGGGAAGCCATCGGCAGGCACTTTTTTAATGTGGATTTTGTGACTGCCGACCAGCAAATTGCCAAGGGAAAAACCTTTATCGCCGAGCTGATGCCCAGGCACCCTATCTATACCAACATGTTGCCTGATAGTGCTCAGGCCGTCATCGGCGAAACTCACAACGACACATTGCCCGCCCGCAAACTACTGGAAAGTGAAGGTTTTCACTACACCCATTATATTGACATTTTTGATGCCGGCCCCTTGCTGGAGGCCAGAGTCAAAGACATCCGAACGGTCAGGGATTCAAGGGAATATAAAGTACAGATTCACGAATCCACGACCACTGATGAAACCCAGTGGCTACTGGCCAGCACAGGCTTCCGCCAGTTTCGCTGCATACTGGGCCAGGTCTCTTTTGAAGGCTTTGAGTTCGTCAATATCACCCGGGAACAGGCTAATGCCCTGCAGCTGCAACCCAACGACACCTTACGTGTTGTTCCCTTAACCGGCAGACGTCCATAA
- a CDS encoding DUF1338 domain-containing protein: protein MDNTIHTLLQAMWEDYLELAPDARSIHDLFAASNNGVVVNDHIALRTYNLPRVNLGVIASAFIDYGYVEGGDYEFPARKLFAKHFQHPDPKLPKVFISELLVEELSEQAQKQISSLIDQIPPEATQSPLFCYSGRPWQLDTNTYDELLAESEYAAWVAAFGYRANHFTVSINHLSEPDNITALNSLLQKHGYVLNDTGGLVKGSPDVLLEQSSTMAKKVTVDFTDGVREIPGCFYEFAKRYPAGDGNLYQGFVAASADKIFTSTNTKAE, encoded by the coding sequence ATGGACAACACAATCCATACTCTGCTGCAGGCCATGTGGGAAGATTATCTGGAGCTGGCTCCAGACGCTCGCAGCATTCACGACCTGTTTGCCGCCAGCAATAACGGCGTGGTCGTTAATGACCATATCGCCCTTAGAACCTACAACCTGCCCCGGGTTAATCTGGGGGTTATCGCCAGCGCTTTCATCGACTATGGCTATGTTGAAGGCGGTGACTATGAGTTTCCAGCCCGAAAATTGTTTGCCAAACACTTTCAACACCCTGACCCCAAACTGCCCAAAGTCTTCATCAGTGAACTGCTGGTTGAAGAACTGTCTGAACAGGCACAAAAACAGATATCATCACTGATCGACCAGATTCCACCGGAAGCCACTCAGTCTCCGTTGTTTTGCTACTCAGGTCGCCCCTGGCAACTGGACACAAACACCTACGACGAACTGCTGGCTGAAAGTGAATACGCCGCCTGGGTGGCCGCGTTTGGCTATCGCGCCAATCACTTTACCGTCTCCATTAACCATTTATCCGAACCCGATAATATTACGGCCCTGAACAGCCTGTTGCAGAAGCATGGTTATGTGCTTAACGACACTGGTGGACTGGTAAAAGGCTCACCGGATGTTCTGCTGGAACAGTCTTCCACTATGGCTAAAAAAGTCACCGTTGACTTCACCGATGGCGTGAGGGAGATACCTGGTTGCTTTTACGAGTTTGCCAAACGCTACCCTGCTGGCGATGGCAACCTGTATCAGGGATTTGTTGCCGCTTCCGCCGATAAGATATTTACCAGCACCAACACCAAAGCCGAATAA
- a CDS encoding hydrolase: MSGIIDPFLPLLRQLDNSQNAMLQQTISLAEINSGSLNAKGVNRVLSELQKMTQPLEAEQSIIPLADFQSINTDGNIIRSPLGDALTLSKRPEAPLQVVLGGHMDTVFGADHPFQTIKFLDDDHINGPGVTDLKGGLVVMLHALQLLEQSPWAEHIGWQVIFNPDEEIGSLSSAHLFEDAAKTAHLGMLYEPSFPDGSLAGARKGSGNFTAVCYGKATHAGREHHLGRNAIRALSDFVSAMDDLNVQRENVTFNPGFVHGGGPTNIVPDRCICRFNIRIEKPEDEQWCLNQLQMLVNEISCRDGIKLELHGGFGRKPKVLSPANQAFFQLAKECGAALGMPIDVKATGGCCDGNNLASYGVPNIDTLGVQGGHIHSDQEYMKISSLVPRTKLSAALLMTLAKNEAQGKGNEWLR; this comes from the coding sequence ATGTCAGGTATTATTGACCCCTTTCTGCCTCTGCTCCGTCAGCTGGACAACAGCCAAAACGCCATGTTGCAACAGACCATCAGCCTCGCAGAAATCAACTCGGGCAGTCTGAATGCGAAAGGTGTGAACCGGGTTTTGTCCGAGCTGCAAAAAATGACGCAGCCACTGGAAGCAGAACAGAGCATTATTCCTCTGGCCGATTTTCAGTCCATAAACACCGATGGCAACATCATTCGCAGCCCATTAGGCGACGCACTCACCCTATCCAAGCGACCAGAGGCTCCTTTACAGGTGGTTCTGGGCGGCCATATGGATACGGTATTTGGTGCAGATCACCCATTCCAGACCATCAAGTTTCTTGATGATGATCATATTAACGGGCCCGGCGTTACCGATCTGAAAGGCGGTCTGGTCGTTATGTTGCATGCCTTGCAACTGCTTGAGCAATCACCCTGGGCTGAACATATCGGCTGGCAGGTTATCTTTAACCCGGATGAAGAGATTGGCTCACTCAGCTCAGCCCATCTGTTTGAAGATGCGGCAAAAACGGCCCATTTAGGCATGCTGTATGAACCCAGTTTTCCTGATGGTTCACTGGCGGGTGCCCGAAAAGGCAGCGGTAATTTTACGGCCGTCTGCTATGGCAAAGCCACCCATGCGGGACGAGAACATCATCTGGGACGCAATGCCATACGAGCACTCAGCGACTTCGTTTCAGCGATGGATGACCTGAATGTTCAGCGTGAAAACGTTACCTTCAACCCGGGCTTTGTGCACGGTGGAGGGCCTACCAATATTGTTCCTGACCGCTGTATTTGCCGTTTTAATATTCGCATCGAAAAACCGGAAGACGAACAGTGGTGCCTGAATCAATTGCAGATGCTGGTGAACGAAATCAGCTGCCGCGACGGCATCAAACTGGAATTGCATGGCGGCTTTGGCCGTAAGCCCAAAGTACTGTCTCCAGCCAATCAGGCATTCTTCCAACTCGCCAAGGAATGCGGTGCTGCATTGGGAATGCCCATTGATGTTAAGGCCACAGGAGGCTGCTGTGACGGCAACAATCTGGCTTCCTATGGTGTACCGAATATTGATACCTTGGGAGTACAGGGCGGTCATATTCACAGCGATCAGGAATACATGAAAATCAGTAGCCTTGTACCCAGAACCAAGCTCAGTGCAGCCCTTCTGATGACACTGGCAAAAAACGAAGCACAGGGCAAAGGCAACGAGTGGCTAAGATAA